The proteins below are encoded in one region of Candidatus Bathyarchaeota archaeon:
- a CDS encoding aminotransferase class I/II-fold pyridoxal phosphate-dependent enzyme, with translation MGSKLAILGGEPAVTVSTREKWRRPIEEEKKLIWELLEKGEISGSGEGLPLEFEEEFKEFVGCEYCLTVDHGSTALASAYYAVGVGPGDEVITPAAGYIGSYAGALHMGARPVFCEIDPKTLLMDPEDVEKRITHRTKVINPIHMSGKVCDMDALMDIGRRYGIAIVEDAAHAAGCEWGGKKIGNIGDITCFSLQGVNPTGKPVAGGEGGVVCTNNREFYERMLAYCHLHRAGVTEELRSPAYRGLDAEVLGLKYRAHPIALAIALVSLKTLPYRTEKAIENREKLFKGLRDIPGVEPVHSYPKAKWHGLYGGWQVIYHPEELGGLSPEKFKAALRAEGVPIRGHGWASGHLGEHLRTIFMRGFDLWGHGRGPLDTRHGFMGLPPFKPYKKGDFPITEDLAKRVVTIPPYIEPEEGLIEQFIEAFRKVAENYKELL, from the coding sequence TTGGGTAGTAAGTTAGCCATCTTAGGCGGTGAGCCGGCTGTAACGGTTAGTACTAGGGAAAAATGGAGGAGACCGATAGAGGAGGAGAAGAAGCTTATATGGGAGCTCCTGGAGAAAGGGGAGATCTCTGGGTCAGGCGAGGGTTTACCCCTAGAGTTTGAGGAAGAGTTCAAGGAGTTTGTGGGCTGTGAATACTGTCTAACCGTAGACCACGGTTCGACGGCGCTTGCCAGCGCCTACTACGCGGTCGGTGTCGGACCAGGGGACGAGGTTATAACCCCTGCAGCCGGGTATATCGGAAGCTACGCCGGTGCCCTTCACATGGGTGCTAGACCCGTCTTCTGCGAGATTGATCCAAAAACCCTTTTGATGGATCCTGAGGATGTTGAGAAGAGAATAACCCACCGCACCAAGGTGATAAACCCCATCCATATGAGCGGCAAGGTATGCGACATGGATGCCTTGATGGATATAGGTAGGAGATATGGGATAGCCATAGTGGAGGATGCTGCTCACGCCGCGGGATGCGAGTGGGGTGGTAAGAAGATAGGGAACATAGGTGACATAACGTGCTTTAGCCTCCAAGGTGTAAACCCGACCGGAAAGCCTGTGGCCGGTGGAGAGGGGGGAGTTGTATGTACCAATAACCGGGAGTTTTATGAAAGGATGCTTGCCTACTGCCACCTTCATAGAGCCGGTGTAACGGAGGAGCTTAGAAGCCCAGCGTATAGGGGCTTAGATGCTGAAGTGCTTGGTCTGAAGTATAGAGCTCATCCGATAGCGTTGGCTATAGCTCTCGTCTCCCTTAAAACCCTTCCATATCGTACCGAGAAAGCGATAGAAAATAGGGAGAAGTTGTTTAAAGGATTGAGAGATATCCCGGGAGTTGAGCCTGTTCATTCCTATCCTAAGGCTAAGTGGCACGGCCTATACGGTGGATGGCAGGTAATATATCACCCTGAAGAGCTTGGAGGTCTATCGCCTGAGAAGTTTAAGGCCGCTCTGAGGGCTGAGGGGGTTCCGATAAGGGGGCATGGATGGGCATCTGGTCATCTAGGCGAGCATCTGAGAACTATATTCATGAGAGGCTTCGACTTATGGGGTCACGGACGTGGCCCTCTCGATACTCGACATGGATTCATGGGACTGCCGCCGTTCAAACCCTATAAGAAGGGGGACTTCCCGATAACAGAAGACCTAGCCAAGCGTGTGGTCACCATACCTCCCTACATAGAGCCTGAAGAGGGGTTGATAGAACAGTTTATCGAAGCCTTCAGAAAAGTAGCTGAGAATTATAAGGAACTCCTGTAA